From Sphingorhabdus sp. SMR4y:
CTGCTGCCTGGTCGCAGCCTGAAGCTTCCAGAGCCATGTCCAGCGTGTCGGTGACGTCCTCGGCCCGCATGGTGCTGCAAAGCTTCCAGGCGATGATGTAGCGCGAGTAATCGTCCAGCACCGTCGATAGATACATCCACCCCCAGCCAATGATCTTGAAGTAGGTAAAATCTGTCTGCCACATCTCGTTGGGCCGCACGGTCGGTGTGTGGAATCGATCAGCAGCTTTGATCACGACATAGGCGGGGCTGGTGATCAGGTCGTGGGCCTTCAGAAGCCTGTAAACCGTGGCTTCTGACACGAAGTAGCGCTGTTCATCGGTGAACGTCACCGCCAGTTCGCGTGGACTGAGCTCCGAACGTTCCAGCGCCAGATCGATGATCTGGTCATGCACTTCGGCAGGGATCCGGTTCCACACCCGGCTTGGAGCCGATGGCCGGTCAGCCAGCGCTTCAGGCCCCCCTTCCAGATACCGATCATACCAGCGGTAAAAGGTTCGGTGCGGGATCCCCAACTTATCCAGCGTCTTGCGCGCTGACAGATGTGATTGCTCGACGATCCTGATGATCTCAAGCTTCTCCGATGCCGGATATCTCATGCGTCGTCGTCCCCATCCGCGATCATGCTTTTTTTGAGCAGACGGTTCTCGAGGGTCAGGTCGGCCACGCATTCCTTCAGATCACGCGACTCCCGCCGCAGGTCTTTCACTTCATCGCTGGTTGCAGCACGGGCCGTGTCACCGGCCAGCCGACGTTTGCCGGCTTCCATGAACTCCTTCGACCAAGTGTAATACAGGCTCTGCGCTATGCCCTCCTTGCGGCACAGCTCGGCAATGCTGTCATCACCGCGCAGGCCGTCGATCACGATCCGTATCTTGTCTTCTGCTGAGAAATGCCGGCGGGTCGCACGGCGGATATCTTTAACCACCCGCTCTGCGGGCTTTTTTGCGGTGGAGTGTTTTGGTTTCATGCTTCGTTCCTTCGTCACTACGATGAAACCAAAACACTCCTTAATTCACAACATCAATTTGGTGACATAGGTGCTGACGGGGAACAATCACGACTCTACTGCGGCAAGCATGCATTGAGTGTTCAGTCGGTTCGCGAAAGTCGTCGGTCCATGCCATACAATAGCCGTGTCTGAAGAAGCTACCCCGATCCTTAATAACGCTCTTCAGGATCGGTACCCAAAGGCAACGATACAGCATGCGAATGGCGAGCTATGCAAATCAAAGGAATGTGTTAATATTCTTTGCTTGCAAAACGGTCTGCTGCAAGATCACTTTGCGACGGGCCAGTTTCAGCGAGCCGTCCGTATCCCGCCTGATCAGATCGACGCGTCTGGCCTTCAGCTCCATCTCGTCATCCTCCGCGTGGTGGCGATTGTTGATAACTAGTGAATGAACGGTCCATTCGGTGGGGGTATCGGTCGGTTCGACCTCGATATTGCTCACAAGATGAAAGTGCCGGGTCGGCGGGTCTTCAGCCCATGCGGAGGGCTGCTTGGCGCGGGCTACGCGAATCTTGAGATATTCGAGATCGTCGTCAAAAAAGGCCATCCTTGTGGGGCTTAACTTGGCGTCGTCATTCCGGTAGCGTGTTTGCATCCCTGGAATCCAATAGTGGATGTCGTCTGCCAGCAATTCCAGCCATTCATGCAAATGCTCGCCGTCGAGTAGGCGGGCTTCGCGATAGAGAAATTGCTGAATTTCGATAACAAGATCGACGGAAACTGCTCGATGTTCGCGGGCTTCGATTTTTTCGGCTTGGTTCACGGTCACCTCAAACTGGTATTTAGCGGACTGGTACGTCGGCCCAGGTTTCTGCATTCATTAGATCGGCCCAGCGTTGGTAGAACGCCCGCTGGTTCGCTTCGTTGATCTGGCTCTGATGGACATTGCCCTTCAGTTCCTCGTGTTCGATACGCGAATCGAGGCCCATTCCAGCATGGAGTTTCTGTCGTCGCGTGACGACACCTGCATTGACAGCGGTGCAATTTTCGAAATTCTCACCGTCGTCCATCTCGAAGACCCCTGCTGGAGAGAAAGTCAGCATTACGCCGCGGCGATATTCTTTCTTTAGCTCCTCCGGGGCATTGGCGTTCAGAAATACCCAGGTATGAAGCTCCGTTTCTCTCGGACCTTTTGGGTTCCACGTGCGGAAGGTATTGTGCCCGGCCAGGAAGGACAGGTTCGGAAAAACATTGGCTGAACTGAGCGAGGCGACCATCCTGCTGCGGACCTTCCCCAGCCGTTCGGCAAACCTCGCCTCGTGTTCACGCAGATATTCGACGATTTGCGGCGAATTGAGCGTGGCCGCGTTGCCGATGAAATCCAGGCCGAACTCCCACCCGTGGCCATTGACGTTGGCGTGATAGGAACGATCGGGCCGCATCGTCGGCTGTTTGCCGAACATGGCGATGAGAGCCGAACTGTGCGTCCATGGAGCGTGGTAGGAATCGCCTACGAAGTTTTCTGCTGGGAACTTCCAGTTGCACTTGAGGCGGGACTTGATGTTGCCGTCGATAAATTCGATGCCGCCTTCGTCATTGTCGAGAATGACGTCGAGATACCAGCGAAAGTCGCCCAGATATTCCTCTAGCGAGGGTGCGTCCGGATCGAAGCAAGCAAAATGCATGCCCTTGTAGCTCTCCACCCGAGCCTGGTGGAGGCCGAGCCGAGACTTATCGAAATTGGACTTGCCATCGTAGGACTTTGGTCGGCTGACGCTCTTCAGACTGCCGTCGAGGCCGTATGACCAGCCGTGGAAATTACATGTGAAACGGCGGGTCTTGCCAACTTCGGCAAAACACACGCGGTTGCCGCGGTGGGAACAGGAATTGAGGAAAGTATGAATCTTGCCGTCTTCGCCGCGCGAAACGATCACCGCATCCTCCCCTATCGTAGTGGTAAGGAAATCCCCGACCTCTGGCAGTTGCGAATCGTGCGCAACGAAAATCCAGCAGCGTGCAAAAACTCGCTCGAGCTCGAGCGAGTAGATCGCATCGTCCCAGAATATCCGGCGATCAATGTAACCTTCTTCCGCATCAACCCAGTCGTTGACCTTGGAGGCGAGTTCCGTTTTATCGTCCGTTTTTGTGGATAGGTTTGTCACCCTATTCTCCTATTGAAATTGGTTTTCCTGCCGCCATCAGGCCGGTAGGATTTCGGCAAAGCCTAGGCCAGTGACACCGCCCGACCAGGCTTCGTAAGTAAGCACTTCTCCCCGGCCAGCCGGAAGGGCTCCCATCACCGCTAGATAATGGCGGATTTCCATGCCCCCATTGCCCCCGTCGCGCATGATCTCTTCGTCGGTCATCGAAAGCAGCGTGGACGGGTCGCCGGACACGATGGCATCGAGGACCTTCTTGTCGAACTCGGGGTTGATTCGGCCCATTTCCCCTGTGCCGACCCAGTGGCTGATCCCACCACTGCCGATCAGTACGACGCGTTCGTCACCCGGCATGCCTCCAACCGCATCGCGCACCATCTGCCCGAACTCATACGCCCGCTGAAGGCGAACATATGGCTCGACGCCGCTGGCCATGTAAACGGGAACGGTCTGAACCGATCCGTCGGTCGGAAGGGCAAGTTGGGCCGGAACGCCGATTGCATGATCCACGCCCAGATCGCGCGCGACGGATACATCGAACCCGCTACCGTGGGCGTGTTTCACCAGGTAGTTGGCGAAGTCCGGATCGCTCGCAATCGGTGCATTAGCTACGCCTGGCAGCCGATCAATCGGACCATGCAGCTCGCCGGTAGCGATGAGGAACTGCGGCAGGCAGCGCGGGCCGAACAGAATATAGTGGTCGGCGCCGAAAATTATCGCTTTGGTCGCGCCCGATGCGCGAACCTTATCGCATATCCGGGAATAGACCGCGAGAAGGTGATCGCGCTCCTTCTTCTGCGGATTTACGAACAGCAAGGGGTCATGCGGCATTATATAGCCGCCAACGATATTCGCCATTTAACAACTCTCTCCTGTGTGTCGAAAACTCGGCGACGTGATGTCGCGCAAACTACAAACTATCCTTACCGCCGCTCGACGCTTCCAACCGTGATGCAAGCTTGGGAACCCGGGCAAGATATTCGGGCATTGATTGCGGTCCGCGGACGCTGGTCCAAAAGCCCATCAAGAGCATCGGATTGATTCCGTATTCGAACAGGTTTTCTACCTGCATTGAAATAACCATCTCGCGTTCGGTCTCGCTGAGTGCATATTTGCCCGCGACTTCTCCGGAATCTTCGCGAAATGCTTCCTTCCGGTTACGTGAAGTACTCACGTCATAAAACAATTGCTCGACAGCCCCGTAGCTCATCCCATTCGCTTTCTTTTTGCATTGCGACGACGGGGATAATCCCCAGTGTCTTTTTAGACATTGGCAGGAATGAGTCAATACCCTTGCGTATGGTTGGCAATTTTGGGGCCGCCGACTTACCTATTTTTCTGTGCTTTTCTGCGGTGTTACTAAGACAGCACAACTTTACCGACCGTTTCTCGCGATCGCAGTGCCTTCATCGCCGCGACCAACTCACCCATTGGATAGACATCCCGAATCAGCGGGCGAATCCCGCCTGCGGCACAAAGCTCGACCAGTTCTTGCTGGATCGCGCGGATTTCGTCGGGATCGCGGTCAAAGCTCCAGTAAACGCCGTGCACGCTGGCTGATTTTACCAGCATGTAATTCGCCTTCAGCGCTGGTATCTCGCCGCTCGCGAATCCGCATATGAGCAGTTTTCCCTGCCAGGCGAGCAGCCGCAGACTCTGTTCCGAAGTTGCGCCGCCGACCGGATCAACCACGATGTCGACGCCATTTGGTGACAATGATTTGACCTCTTTGTACCAATCCGGCTGGCGGTAATCGATGACATGGTCCGCGCCATTTTCGATTGCGAAGCGGCGCTTTTCCTCTGACCCAGCCGTGGCGATAATGCGGGCTCCGGCGGACCGGGCAAGCTGGGTCGCTGCGACCCCGAGACCGCCACTCGCAGCGTGGATCAGGACCGTCTGACCCGCAGTCAGATTGCCTTTTTGAAACAAGGCAACATGCGCCGTGGTATAGGAAACCGGAAGCGCAGCGGCGGCGCGGGCATCGATGTCTCCAATCGCCATCAATCGATCTGATGCAACCGCGCAATATTCCGCGAAGGCACCGCTGCGAACCTGACAAGCGACCCTGTCACCAGGCTGAAACCGCGAGTCTGCGCTGGTCTCGACGACTGTTCCGGCAAGCTCGTTACCGGGGACAAATGGCGGCTCAATACGGTCCTGATAGCGGCCCGCGATGGCGATTTCGTCAGCGAAATTGAGCGCCGCAGCCTCCACCTTCACCAGCGTATCGACCGCATTCGGACCGCCTTGTTCCAATGGAGGAACGGGAATCCGGTCGAACACCAGATCTTCTGGCTTGCCATATTCGCTAACGACCCATGCCTGCATAGTTTTCAATTCATTCCCCTCTTGCATATTATCCATTCGCACCAGTATGGAGA
This genomic window contains:
- a CDS encoding IS3 family transposase (programmed frameshift), which translates into the protein MKPKHSTAKKPAERVVKDIRRATRRHFSAEDKIRIVIDGLRGDDSIAELCRKEGIAQSLYYTWSKEFMEAGKRRLAGDTARAATSDEVKDLRRESRDLKECVADLTLENRLLKKKHDRGWGRRRMRYPASEKLEIIRIVEQSHLSARKTLDKLGIPHRTFYRWYDRYLEGGPEALADRPSAPSRVWNRIPAEVHDQIIDLALERSELSPRELAVTFTDEQRYFVSEATVYRLLKAHDLITSPAYVVIKAADRFHTPTVRPNEMWQTDFTYFKIIGWGWMYLSTVLDDYSRYIIAWKLCSTMRAEDVTDTLDMALEASGCDQAAVMHKPRLLSDNGPSYIAGELVEYIEAQKMSHVRGAPFHPQTQGKIERWHQTLKNRILLENYFLPGDLETQIEAFVEHYNHQRYHESLGNVTPADAYFGRALAIIKKRERIKKQTIEHRRLLHRKLAA
- a CDS encoding 3-phenylpropionate/cinnamic acid dioxygenase subunit beta; its protein translation is MNQAEKIEAREHRAVSVDLVIEIQQFLYREARLLDGEHLHEWLELLADDIHYWIPGMQTRYRNDDAKLSPTRMAFFDDDLEYLKIRVARAKQPSAWAEDPPTRHFHLVSNIEVEPTDTPTEWTVHSLVINNRHHAEDDEMELKARRVDLIRRDTDGSLKLARRKVILQQTVLQAKNINTFL
- a CDS encoding SRPBCC family protein, with protein sequence MTNLSTKTDDKTELASKVNDWVDAEEGYIDRRIFWDDAIYSLELERVFARCWIFVAHDSQLPEVGDFLTTTIGEDAVIVSRGEDGKIHTFLNSCSHRGNRVCFAEVGKTRRFTCNFHGWSYGLDGSLKSVSRPKSYDGKSNFDKSRLGLHQARVESYKGMHFACFDPDAPSLEEYLGDFRWYLDVILDNDEGGIEFIDGNIKSRLKCNWKFPAENFVGDSYHAPWTHSSALIAMFGKQPTMRPDRSYHANVNGHGWEFGLDFIGNAATLNSPQIVEYLREHEARFAERLGKVRSRMVASLSSANVFPNLSFLAGHNTFRTWNPKGPRETELHTWVFLNANAPEELKKEYRRGVMLTFSPAGVFEMDDGENFENCTAVNAGVVTRRQKLHAGMGLDSRIEHEELKGNVHQSQINEANQRAFYQRWADLMNAETWADVPVR
- a CDS encoding protocatechuate 3,4-dioxygenase; amino-acid sequence: MANIVGGYIMPHDPLLFVNPQKKERDHLLAVYSRICDKVRASGATKAIIFGADHYILFGPRCLPQFLIATGELHGPIDRLPGVANAPIASDPDFANYLVKHAHGSGFDVSVARDLGVDHAIGVPAQLALPTDGSVQTVPVYMASGVEPYVRLQRAYEFGQMVRDAVGGMPGDERVVLIGSGGISHWVGTGEMGRINPEFDKKVLDAIVSGDPSTLLSMTDEEIMRDGGNGGMEIRHYLAVMGALPAGRGEVLTYEAWSGGVTGLGFAEILPA
- a CDS encoding NADPH:quinone oxidoreductase family protein produces the protein MQAWVVSEYGKPEDLVFDRIPVPPLEQGGPNAVDTLVKVEAAALNFADEIAIAGRYQDRIEPPFVPGNELAGTVVETSADSRFQPGDRVACQVRSGAFAEYCAVASDRLMAIGDIDARAAAALPVSYTTAHVALFQKGNLTAGQTVLIHAASGGLGVAATQLARSAGARIIATAGSEEKRRFAIENGADHVIDYRQPDWYKEVKSLSPNGVDIVVDPVGGATSEQSLRLLAWQGKLLICGFASGEIPALKANYMLVKSASVHGVYWSFDRDPDEIRAIQQELVELCAAGGIRPLIRDVYPMGELVAAMKALRSRETVGKVVLS